In Marinicella rhabdoformis, a genomic segment contains:
- a CDS encoding TonB-dependent receptor plug domain-containing protein, with translation MSRLHRRAALCVAISSILSTAAIAQSETPEVIDSMVVSASAEAIQANQFGGSLTVITSEQIEAAAATYLSGVLRQVPGFAVSQSGGIGTQTQIRVRGSEANHILVMVNGVRVNDPALGDEFLSHYAMTQNVERIEIIRGPQSALWGSDALAGVVNIITKKAQDTYGALEVEAGSFNSKKLGLTGGTAGEKFQLNGGVQLTDTAGTNISRQGSEEDGFENTNLNVSAQYQATDAMAWTFQANHNDSMNEYDGTDFTTGFPADSDDWTEATLTQGQVALAIEPDNGFWNADLAYQITQSDNDNFGLSFIDGSPVSTGSTEAETRTFKFNNSFNLGQDQRVSVLLDHRDVDFAQTGVASAYGDPNQAQSYSVLGLAAEYAQQVTEALFWNISARQDEFNKFEDVSMYNAAASYQINDAFRIKAAVGTGSKAPSFIERFGYTPNSFLGNPDLKPEESQSWELGLEYQYDANRFSVVYFDQNLENEIDGFAFDGVSGMFTAVNKPGESKRSGIELNWLGQMTDNLNLDFNYTYTDAEEQLLVTAASGVDYATEIRRPEHMANLTMNYQFAENRANVYAQARYLGEQIDTFFDPVTYAAVPTELDASTNVDLTFTWNFTDATKVYVKGQNIFDESNEEVLGYARPGAGYYIGVKTNF, from the coding sequence ATGTCACGATTACATCGTCGTGCCGCACTGTGTGTGGCCATTTCAAGTATTTTATCAACAGCTGCTATTGCACAGTCAGAAACTCCGGAAGTGATTGACAGCATGGTTGTTAGCGCCAGTGCTGAAGCCATTCAGGCGAATCAGTTTGGTGGTTCTTTAACTGTTATCACGTCAGAACAAATAGAAGCTGCTGCCGCCACTTATTTGTCAGGCGTTTTGCGTCAAGTACCTGGTTTTGCGGTCAGTCAATCTGGTGGTATTGGTACACAAACGCAAATCCGCGTGCGTGGCTCAGAAGCCAACCACATCTTGGTTATGGTTAATGGCGTTCGTGTCAATGACCCAGCCTTGGGCGATGAGTTTTTGTCTCATTATGCGATGACACAAAATGTTGAGCGCATTGAAATCATTCGTGGCCCTCAGTCGGCTTTGTGGGGTTCAGATGCTTTGGCAGGTGTGGTCAACATCATCACCAAGAAAGCACAAGACACTTACGGTGCTTTGGAAGTTGAAGCCGGTTCATTTAACAGCAAAAAACTGGGCTTAACTGGTGGAACAGCCGGAGAGAAATTTCAATTGAATGGTGGTGTGCAATTAACTGACACGGCAGGTACTAATATTTCTCGACAAGGGAGTGAAGAAGACGGTTTTGAAAACACCAACCTGAATGTGTCAGCACAATACCAAGCAACGGATGCGATGGCGTGGACATTCCAAGCGAATCATAACGATTCTATGAATGAATACGACGGCACAGACTTTACCACGGGTTTTCCAGCGGACAGTGATGATTGGACTGAAGCGACATTGACCCAAGGGCAAGTGGCTTTGGCGATTGAACCAGATAACGGCTTCTGGAATGCTGATTTGGCGTATCAAATCACGCAATCTGATAATGATAACTTTGGTCTGAGCTTTATTGATGGTAGCCCAGTCAGTACCGGTAGCACTGAAGCAGAAACTCGAACGTTTAAATTCAACAACAGTTTCAATTTGGGTCAAGACCAACGTGTTTCTGTGTTGTTAGACCACCGTGATGTGGACTTTGCTCAAACTGGTGTTGCATCTGCCTACGGAGATCCAAACCAAGCACAATCATACAGTGTGTTAGGTTTAGCAGCAGAATATGCTCAACAAGTAACTGAAGCCTTGTTTTGGAACATCAGCGCACGACAAGATGAATTCAATAAGTTTGAAGATGTGTCTATGTACAATGCCGCTGCTTCCTATCAAATCAATGACGCATTCCGTATCAAAGCCGCCGTGGGTACAGGCAGCAAAGCACCGTCATTCATTGAGCGTTTTGGTTACACACCGAACAGCTTTTTAGGAAACCCTGATTTGAAGCCAGAAGAATCACAATCTTGGGAGCTGGGCTTAGAATACCAATACGATGCGAACCGTTTCAGTGTGGTTTATTTTGATCAAAACTTAGAAAATGAAATTGATGGCTTTGCATTCGATGGTGTATCAGGCATGTTCACTGCTGTTAATAAGCCAGGTGAAAGTAAACGTTCAGGTATCGAGTTGAACTGGTTAGGTCAAATGACTGATAACTTGAATTTAGATTTCAATTACACTTATACCGATGCTGAAGAGCAGTTGTTGGTTACAGCAGCTTCTGGTGTTGATTATGCAACTGAAATCAGACGCCCTGAGCACATGGCTAATTTGACCATGAATTATCAATTTGCAGAAAATCGTGCCAATGTGTATGCCCAAGCACGTTACCTGGGTGAGCAAATCGATACTTTCTTCGACCCTGTTACCTATGCAGCAGTACCGACTGAATTAGATGCATCAACCAATGTTGACCTGACTTTTACTTGGAATTTCACAGACGCAACAAAAGTTTATGTTAAAGGCCAAAACATTTTCGATGAATCAAATGAAGAAGTCCTTGGTTATGCCCGTCCAGGTGCCGGTTATTATATCGGTGTGAAAACCAACTTCTAA